One Glycocaulis abyssi DNA window includes the following coding sequences:
- the phaC gene encoding class I poly(R)-hydroxyalkanoic acid synthase: MAEKKTAPKRKKPASSDKKPAAKSTAAKRARKPEQDAVKPAPAGSASTPETPFPSLPAADLETLETISRNVMQSALKSQKLMADMMRRSLDGDPALKPQADPLHASPELAKTWENVLGDPELLLQAQSDLYRGYLDLWAGATKKMMGEDAPPVIEPEKGDKRWRAAEWTEHPMFDAMRQSYLLNQRFLLSLVNNARGIDEETRRKVNFVTRQMIDAMSPTNFALTNPDVLKATFETKGENLSRGLMNLVNDLERGNGRLALTQTDMDGFEVGKDLAATPGDVIYRNGVMELIQYAPATDTVRQRPILIAPPWINKFYIMDMRPQGSLIRWLTEQGFTVFLISWVNPDQSMKDATFEDYIRQGLFQALECVEQATGERQVDAIGYCIGGTMLGSALALMAAEKDDRIASATFFAAQLDFELAGELLVFIDDEWFKEIGRLMDVQGGVLDGRTMADTFNMLRANDLVWSFVINNYLLGKTPQAFDLLYWNADQTRMPKTLHLYYLEKFYKQNALSKGELELGGHRLSLKKVKIPVFMQASKEDHIAPADSVYRSARLFGGKTQYMMAGSGHIAGVVNHPDANKYQHWINETLPDTREDWLKGAKEHPGSWWPHWKAWLLSMNDTQVPARKPGGGKLKPLCPAPGEYVKVRS, encoded by the coding sequence ATGGCCGAGAAGAAAACCGCTCCCAAACGCAAGAAACCTGCATCATCGGATAAGAAACCGGCGGCCAAATCAACGGCCGCAAAACGCGCGCGCAAGCCTGAACAGGACGCGGTAAAGCCAGCACCGGCTGGCAGCGCGTCCACGCCGGAGACGCCCTTCCCCAGCCTGCCTGCGGCCGATCTGGAGACGCTGGAAACCATCTCGCGCAATGTCATGCAGTCGGCCCTGAAAAGTCAGAAGCTGATGGCCGACATGATGCGGCGCTCTCTGGACGGCGATCCGGCGCTGAAACCGCAGGCCGATCCGCTGCACGCATCGCCGGAACTGGCAAAGACATGGGAGAATGTGCTGGGTGACCCCGAATTGCTGCTGCAGGCCCAGTCGGACCTCTATCGCGGCTATCTGGACCTGTGGGCCGGTGCCACCAAAAAGATGATGGGCGAGGACGCTCCGCCCGTCATCGAGCCGGAAAAGGGCGACAAGCGCTGGCGGGCAGCTGAGTGGACCGAGCATCCCATGTTCGACGCCATGCGCCAGTCCTATCTGCTAAACCAGCGCTTCCTTTTGAGCCTCGTCAATAATGCCAGGGGCATAGACGAAGAGACGCGGCGCAAGGTGAATTTCGTCACCCGCCAGATGATCGACGCCATGTCGCCGACCAATTTCGCGCTGACCAATCCGGACGTGCTCAAAGCCACGTTCGAGACGAAGGGCGAGAATTTGTCACGCGGGCTGATGAATCTGGTCAATGACCTTGAACGCGGCAATGGCCGCCTCGCCCTCACCCAGACAGACATGGACGGCTTCGAGGTCGGCAAGGATCTCGCCGCGACGCCGGGCGATGTCATCTACCGCAATGGCGTGATGGAGCTGATCCAGTATGCGCCGGCGACCGACACCGTGCGCCAGCGCCCGATCCTGATCGCCCCGCCCTGGATCAACAAGTTCTACATCATGGACATGCGCCCGCAGGGCTCGCTGATCCGCTGGCTGACTGAGCAGGGCTTCACCGTCTTCCTGATCTCGTGGGTCAATCCCGATCAGTCCATGAAGGATGCGACCTTCGAGGACTATATCCGCCAGGGCCTGTTTCAGGCGCTGGAATGCGTGGAGCAAGCCACTGGCGAGCGGCAGGTAGACGCCATCGGCTATTGCATTGGCGGCACCATGCTGGGCAGCGCGCTCGCCCTGATGGCCGCCGAGAAGGATGACCGCATCGCCTCGGCCACCTTCTTTGCCGCACAGCTGGATTTCGAGCTGGCGGGCGAGCTTCTGGTCTTTATCGATGATGAATGGTTCAAGGAGATCGGCCGGCTGATGGATGTGCAGGGCGGCGTGCTGGACGGGCGCACCATGGCTGACACGTTCAACATGCTGCGCGCGAACGATCTGGTCTGGTCTTTCGTCATCAACAACTACCTGCTCGGCAAGACGCCGCAGGCCTTTGACCTGCTCTACTGGAATGCCGACCAGACGCGCATGCCCAAGACGCTGCACCTCTACTATCTGGAGAAGTTCTACAAGCAGAACGCTCTTTCCAAAGGGGAATTGGAGCTTGGCGGGCATCGTCTGAGCCTGAAGAAGGTGAAAATCCCGGTCTTCATGCAGGCCAGCAAGGAAGACCATATCGCGCCGGCGGATTCGGTTTACCGCTCCGCGCGCCTGTTCGGCGGCAAGACGCAATACATGATGGCGGGGTCGGGCCATATCGCGGGCGTGGTCAATCACCCCGACGCGAACAAATACCAGCACTGGATCAATGAGACCCTGCCCGACACCCGCGAGGACTGGCTCAAAGGTGCGAAGGAGCATCCCGGCTCCTGGTGGCCGCACTGGAAGGCGTGGCTCTTGTCAATGAACGACACGCAGGTTCCGGCGAGAAAACCCGGCGGGGGCAAGCTCAAACCCTTGTGCCCGGCCCCGGGCGAATATGTGAAGGTGAGGAGTTAG
- the glpX gene encoding class II fructose-bisphosphatase, which produces MTSSSLSNLALGAVEAAERAAIAAARLAGRGDKIAADQAAVDAMRKAFNDMPMRGRIVIGEGERDEAPMLYIGEEVGTGEGPEIDIALDPLEGTSLTAGGKPEALTLLALAPRGGLLHAPDTYMDKIAVGPGLPGGVINLDRPVGENVAAVAKAKGVPVSEVTVCVLERERHQSIIDGVRAAGARVVLIPDGDVAAIIAAADPATNVDMYVGQGGAPEGVLSAAVLRCLGGQIECRLFFRNDDERARAAKTGIKDLDRKYTGAEMASKDCLFVASGVTGGQLLDAVRHSPGTVTTQTLLLSSAPRSRRIITTQRFVEGG; this is translated from the coding sequence ATGACCTCGTCGTCTCTATCCAATCTCGCCCTCGGTGCTGTTGAGGCCGCTGAACGCGCCGCTATCGCGGCTGCCCGGCTGGCCGGGCGCGGTGACAAGATCGCCGCCGATCAGGCCGCGGTCGATGCCATGCGCAAAGCCTTCAACGATATGCCCATGCGCGGGCGTATCGTGATCGGGGAAGGCGAGCGCGACGAAGCCCCGATGCTCTATATCGGCGAGGAAGTCGGTACTGGCGAAGGCCCTGAGATCGATATCGCGCTTGATCCGCTGGAAGGCACCTCGCTGACCGCTGGCGGCAAGCCCGAAGCGCTGACCCTGCTGGCGCTGGCTCCGCGTGGCGGCCTGCTGCATGCGCCTGACACCTATATGGACAAGATCGCGGTCGGGCCGGGCCTGCCCGGCGGCGTCATCAATCTGGACCGGCCGGTTGGCGAGAACGTTGCTGCGGTGGCTAAAGCCAAAGGCGTCCCGGTGTCAGAAGTTACCGTCTGCGTGCTGGAGCGGGAACGCCACCAGTCGATCATTGATGGTGTCCGCGCTGCGGGTGCGCGCGTGGTGCTGATCCCCGATGGCGATGTCGCTGCCATCATCGCAGCGGCAGACCCGGCGACGAATGTAGACATGTATGTCGGGCAGGGCGGGGCGCCGGAGGGCGTGCTCTCTGCGGCGGTATTGCGCTGTCTTGGCGGGCAGATCGAATGCCGTCTCTTCTTCCGCAATGATGACGAACGTGCGCGCGCCGCCAAGACCGGGATCAAGGATCTCGACCGCAAATATACCGGCGCGGAGATGGCGTCCAAAGACTGCCTGTTCGTGGCCAGCGGCGTGACGGGCGGCCAGTTGCTTGATGCTGTCCGGCACAGTCCCGGCACGGTGACAACACAAACGCTCCTGCTGTCTTCGGCACCGCGCTCGCGCCGCATCATCACCACACAGCGCTTCGTGGAGGGCGGCTGA